Proteins encoded together in one Prunus dulcis chromosome 3, ALMONDv2, whole genome shotgun sequence window:
- the LOC117621390 gene encoding SPX domain-containing protein 4: MKFGKEFRTHLEETLPEWRDKFLCYKLLKKLLNRLPAATAIAAVDSLPSHLNFRQQPSDADAAAAGDGGRGFRPFAGLQDWFVGILNEEVEKLNDFYVDTEEDFVIRFQELKGRIEQVKEKSSRGGAFTSESSFSEEVMDIRKDFVTIHGEMVLLTNYSSLNFAGIVKILKKYDKRTGGLLRLPFTQLALRQPFFITEPLTRLVRECEANLELLFPLEAEVIEATPPPPDETTPPTPDETSPDRGHSNPEFNNSANIASETPSNQEANMDIYRGTLAAMRAIRGLQKASSTSNPWSLSNHYRSQDDESTGAVTAENSTSNSAASLHSEEEADQEDDPST, encoded by the exons ATGAAGTTTGGGAAAGAGTTCAGGACCCACTTGGAGGAGACCCTCCCAGAGTGGAGAGACAAGTTCCTCTGTTACAAGCTTCTGAAGAAGCTCCTCAACCGCTTACCCGCCGCCACCGCCATCGCTGCCGTCGATTCTCTCCCTTCCCATCTCAACTTTCGGCAACAGCCATCAGATGCCGACGCTGCGGCCGCTGGTGATGGTGGCCGCGGCTTCCGTCCTTTTGCTGGGCTACAGGATTGGTTCGTTGGGATTCTCAATGAGGAGGTTGAGAAGTTGAACGATTTCTACGTTGATACGGAGGAAGATTTCGTCATTCGTTTCCAG GAACTGAAAGGAAGAATCGAGCAAGTTAAGGAAAAGAGCAGCAGGGGTGGAGCTTTTACATCAGAGAGTTCATTCAGTGAAGAAGTGATGGACATTCGTAAGGACTTTGTCACCATTCATGGGGAGATGGTGCTTCTCACAAATTATAGCTCGTTGAATTTTGCAG GGATCGTCAAAATTCTAAAGAAGTATGATAAACGAACCGGAGGATTGTTGCGTCTACCTTTCACACAACTTGCCCTACGCCAGCCTTTCTTTATAACAGAACCTCTCACAAGACTAGTCCGTGAATGCGAGGCAAATCTGGAGCTCCTCTTCCCATTGGAAGCAGAAGTCATTGAAGCTACCCCACCCCCACCAGATGAAACTACCCCGCCCACACCAGATGAAACTTCCCCAGACAGAGGTCATTCAAACCCAGAATTCAATAATTCGGCAAATATTGCATCTGAGACACCCTCAAACCAGGAGGCAAACATGGATATTTACCGTGGAACCCTTGCTGCAATGAGGGCCATTCGAGGCCTTCAGAAGGCAAGCTCCACTTCCAATCCATGGTCGCTTTCAAATCACTATAGAAGCCAGGATGATGAGAGCACTGGTGCTGTTACAGCTGAGAACTCTACTTCAAATTCTGCAGCAAGCTTGCACAGCGAAGAGGAGGCTGATCAAGAGGATGACCCGTCTACATAG
- the LOC117621388 gene encoding cystathionine gamma-synthase 1, chloroplastic, whose product MAVCTGPPRVFTSSQPGPRPRLAGRVDATAPFHGLSSLILRFPPNFVRQLSTKARRNCSNIGVAQIVAASWSNNNSNSGIPAAPSATAVDAAATAAIPVDPAKLSAGGDEVVFENDVQLEALPDLKEASFLSSDGSLAIHAGERLGRGIVTDAITTPVVNTSAYFFKKTADLIDFKEKRATSFEYGRYGNPTTVVVEEKISALEGAESTMILASGMCASTVMLMALVPAGGHIVTTTDCYRKTRIFIETILPKMGITATIIDPADVGALESALNEHKVSLFFTESPTNPFLRCVDIKLVSELCHKKGALVCIDGTFATPLNQKALALGADLVVHSATKYIGGHNDVLAGCISGSLKLVSEIRTLHHILGGALNPNAAYLIIRGMKTLHLRVQQQNSTASRMAKILEAHPKVARVYYPGLPSHPEHQLAKRQMTGFGGVVSFEIDGDLMTTIKFVDALRIPYIAPSFGGCESIVDQPAIMSYWDLSQSERITYGIKDNLVRFSFGVEDFEDLKADILQALETI is encoded by the exons ATGGCCGTCTGCACTGGTCCTCCTAGGGTTTTCACCTCCTCCCAACCCGGCCCCCGCCCACGACTCGCGGGTCGGGTCGACGCCACGGCTCCGTTTCACGGCCTCTCCTCTCTCATTCTTAGGTTTCCTCCCAACTTCGTCCGCCAGCTCAGCACCAAGGCCCGGAGGAACTGCAGCAACATCGGCGTCGCACAGATCGTCGCCGCTTCGTGGTCGAACAACAACTCCAACTCAGGCATTCCGGCAGCGCCGTCGGCTACTGCCGTCGATGCCGCCGCTACCGCCGCCATTCCAGTCGATCCGGCCAAGCTTTCGGCCGGTGGTGACGAGGTGGTGTTTGAAAATGATGTACAGTTGGAGGCCTTGCCTGATTTGAAGGAGGCCTCGTTCTTGAGCTCCGATGGGAGTCTCGCGATTCATGCTG GTGAAAGATTGGGTCGCGGCATAGTTACTGATGCAATTACAACCCCAGTGGTTAATACTTCTGCCTACTTCTTTAAGAAAACGGCTGACCTCATTGATTTCAAG GAGAAACGTGCAACCAGTTTTGAATATGGGCGCTATGGAAATCCAACGACAGTGGTTGTTGAGGAGAAGATCAG TGCGCTTGAGGGAGCGGAGTCGACAATGATATTGGCATCTGGAATGTGTGCTAGCACAGTCATGTTGATGGCATTGGTTCCAGCTGGTGGGCATATCGTGACCACCACAGATTGCTATAGGAAGACTAGGATATTTATCGAGACCATTCTTCCCAAAATGGGGATCACG GCCACGATCATTGACCCTGCTGATGTGGGAGCCCTGGAGTCTGCATTGAATGAGCACAAA gtttctcttttcttcACAGAGTCTCCTACTAATCCATTCCTCAGGTGTGTTGACATTAAGTTGGTTTCAGAACTTTGTCATAAAAAAGGGGCTTTGGTCTGTATAGATGGCACTTTTGCCACACCTCTCAACCAGAAAGCCCTTGCCCTTGGGGCTGATCTTGTTGTGCAttctgcaacaaaatatatTGGTGGCCACAATGAT GTCCTTGCCGGTTGCATTAGCGGTTCCTTGAAATTGGTTTCAGAAATTCGTACTTTGCATCATATTTTGGGTGGTGCTCTCAACCCG AATGCTGCATACCTGATCATTCGAGGCATGAAGACATTGCATCTTCGTGTACAGCAACAGAATTCAACAGCATCAAGGATGGCCAAAATTTTAGAGGCACATCCTAAG GTGGCGCGTGTCTATTATCCTGGCTTGCCGAGTCATCCTGAACATCAGCTTGCCAAGAGGCAGATGACCGGTTTTGGTGGTGTTGTCAGTTTTGAG ATTGATGGAGACTTGATGACAACCATTAAATTCGTGGATGCACTGAGAATCCCATATATTGCCCCATCCTTTGGTGGTTGTGAGAGCATTGTGGATCAGCCAGCCATAATGTCTTACTG GGATCTCAGCCAGTCAGAGAGGATTACGTACGGGATCAAGGATAACTTGGTCCGGTTCAGCTTTGGAGTCGAAGACTTTGAAGATTTGAAGGCTGACATACTGCAGGCCCTGGAGACCATATAA